Proteins from one Candidatus Omnitrophota bacterium genomic window:
- a CDS encoding isocitrate/isopropylmalate dehydrogenase family protein, with amino-acid sequence MKHRITLLPGDGIGPEITEATKRVIAATGVEIDWEEMPAGENVMEKYGTPIPDETLESIRKNKVALKGPITTPVGGGFRSVNVHIRKVLDLYSCLRPCKSYGIKDVPFPDLDLVVVRENTEDLYAGIEFKKGDPKIQELGKLTGHKFSATTGISIKPISEEASRRIIKFAFDYAVKNGRKKVTGVHKANIMKHSDGIFLEVFRAVAAEYPSIESEDRIVDNMTMQLVKKPQLYDVMVLPNLYGDIISDLCAGLVGGLGIAPGANIGDDMAVFEPTHGSAPKHAGKNRINPISMILSGALMLNHIGESASCKKIEKAVRQLIEEGDTLTYDLGGTSSTSGVGDRLSEIIEG; translated from the coding sequence ATGAAACACAGGATAACACTTCTTCCGGGAGACGGCATAGGCCCGGAGATAACGGAAGCGACAAAAAGGGTGATAGCCGCCACCGGCGTTGAAATAGACTGGGAAGAAATGCCGGCCGGTGAGAACGTGATGGAGAAATACGGCACGCCCATACCGGATGAGACGCTCGAGAGCATAAGGAAGAACAAGGTTGCCCTGAAAGGGCCGATAACCACTCCCGTCGGCGGCGGGTTCAGGAGCGTCAATGTCCACATAAGAAAGGTGCTGGACCTCTATTCCTGCCTGAGGCCCTGCAAGAGCTACGGCATCAAGGATGTGCCGTTTCCCGATCTGGATCTCGTCGTCGTGCGGGAAAACACAGAGGATCTCTACGCGGGGATAGAATTTAAGAAAGGCGACCCGAAGATACAGGAGCTCGGAAAACTCACGGGACATAAGTTTTCCGCGACCACCGGCATATCCATAAAACCCATATCCGAAGAGGCGTCAAGGCGCATAATAAAATTCGCTTTTGATTACGCCGTGAAAAACGGCAGAAAGAAAGTGACAGGCGTCCACAAGGCCAACATAATGAAACACAGCGACGGTATTTTCCTGGAAGTTTTCCGCGCCGTCGCCGCGGAATATCCTTCAATAGAGTCGGAAGACAGGATAGTGGATAACATGACCATGCAGCTTGTCAAAAAACCCCAGCTCTATGATGTGATGGTGCTACCCAATCTCTACGGCGATATAATTTCCGATCTCTGCGCGGGACTTGTCGGGGGCCTCGGCATAGCGCCCGGCGCGAACATAGGCGATGACATGGCCGTCTTTGAGCCGACACACGGCTCGGCGCCGAAGCACGCCGGTAAAAACCGCATAAATCCCATATCCATGATACTTTCCGGCGCGCTGATGCTCAATCACATAGGAGAGAGCGCTTCCTGCAAAAAAATAGAAAAAGCCGTCAGACAGCTCATAGAGGAAGGCGACACTCTCACCTATGATCTCGGCGGAACATCAAGCACCTCCGGCGTCGGCGATCGCCTTTCGGAAATAATAGAAGGGTGA
- a CDS encoding 3-isopropylmalate dehydratase small subunit, with amino-acid sequence MIKGKIHMFGDGVSTDLICPGRYYHLRGDLPELAKHALEDADKDFVKNMKPGDIVAAGENFGCGSSREHAAIVIKLVGASCVIAKQFARIFFRNCINIGLPAVEIDTSGFESGDETEVDLKSGVVRNLTKGIERRFPQLPEKMIAILNAGGLVNYIKENRGL; translated from the coding sequence ATGATAAAGGGGAAAATACACATGTTCGGCGACGGCGTTTCCACTGACCTGATATGCCCGGGTAGATATTATCATCTCCGGGGGGATCTGCCGGAACTGGCCAAACACGCGCTTGAAGACGCGGATAAGGATTTTGTGAAAAACATGAAACCGGGCGACATCGTGGCGGCGGGTGAGAATTTCGGCTGCGGCTCGTCAAGGGAACACGCGGCGATCGTTATAAAACTTGTCGGCGCCTCATGCGTGATAGCGAAACAGTTCGCCAGGATATTTTTCAGGAACTGCATAAACATAGGGCTTCCGGCCGTAGAGATAGACACCTCCGGTTTTGAATCGGGCGACGAGACGGAAGTGGATCTCAAATCCGGCGTCGTGAGAAATCTGACGAAAGGGATAGAAAGGCGTTTCCCCCAGCTTCCCGAAAAGATGATAGCCATCTTGAACGCGGGAGGGCTTGTGAATTACATCAAGGAGAACAGAGGATTATGA
- a CDS encoding MGMT family protein, with product MKHLRRRRSPFGNNRRVTFSEKVLRIVSKIPRGQVFTYGELATRAGNPRAARAAGKILNANKNPEKIPCYRVVRKDGSTGGYSRGLKRKIELLKADGIKLVKLKGKWRIDKCHGSVQI from the coding sequence ATCAAGCACCTCCGGCGTCGGCGATCGCCTTTCGGAAATAATAGAAGGGTGACTTTCAGCGAAAAAGTTTTACGGATAGTCTCTAAAATACCCCGCGGGCAGGTCTTTACTTACGGAGAGCTGGCCACGAGAGCGGGGAATCCCCGGGCCGCGCGGGCCGCGGGGAAAATCTTAAACGCGAACAAAAATCCTGAAAAGATTCCCTGCTACAGAGTTGTCAGAAAAGACGGCTCGACTGGAGGATATTCACGGGGACTGAAGAGAAAAATAGAATTGCTCAAGGCCGACGGAATCAAGCTGGTCAAGCTAAAGGGAAAATGGAGAATAGACAAATGCCATGGCAGCGTTCAGATATAA
- a CDS encoding 3-isopropylmalate dehydratase large subunit, whose amino-acid sequence MAETLVKKIISSKTGKEVRTGEIVIMPVDRAFCQDGTGPLSIDGIKKLGIGLKNPANCYFFIDHAVPPPRAELANAHKKIRDFAVSSKANCIMRGVCHQIMVEEFSSPYDVIVGADSHTPTSGALGAFAAGFGSTDVAAAMSAGSVWLKVPESLGIEIKGKLNKGVAAKDVIIDIIGKIGADGATYKVMEFFGEGLKNLSMDGRFTISNMTIEAGAKTGIFPADETVREYLKSRGREGDFRELPASDASAYENMISEDMSEIVPMVSCPHQVDNVSPASELGDVKVDVVLIGTCTNGRFSDYEAAYEILKKAKSLKTTLIIAPASNTVLKRLAESEMFRKFVDLGASIIPPGCGPCCGVHAGILADGATALSTANRNFKGRMGNPESFVYLASPMTAAATAVTGRISDPREFL is encoded by the coding sequence ATGGCTGAAACATTAGTTAAGAAGATCATCTCATCAAAAACAGGAAAGGAAGTGCGCACGGGCGAGATCGTGATAATGCCCGTTGACAGGGCTTTCTGCCAGGACGGCACGGGGCCGCTTTCAATAGACGGCATAAAGAAGCTCGGAATAGGGCTTAAAAATCCCGCTAACTGTTATTTTTTCATAGATCACGCCGTGCCGCCGCCGAGAGCGGAGCTGGCGAACGCTCACAAGAAAATCAGGGATTTCGCAGTTTCCAGCAAAGCCAACTGCATAATGAGGGGCGTCTGCCATCAGATAATGGTTGAGGAATTCTCATCGCCTTATGATGTGATAGTCGGCGCTGATTCCCACACTCCCACATCAGGGGCGCTGGGGGCTTTCGCGGCGGGTTTCGGCTCAACGGATGTGGCGGCGGCCATGTCGGCAGGTTCCGTGTGGCTCAAGGTGCCGGAGAGTCTGGGTATTGAAATAAAGGGAAAGCTCAACAAGGGCGTAGCCGCCAAAGATGTCATAATAGACATCATCGGAAAAATAGGCGCGGACGGGGCCACATACAAGGTGATGGAATTTTTCGGCGAGGGTTTGAAAAACCTTTCGATGGACGGACGCTTCACAATATCCAACATGACCATAGAAGCCGGCGCGAAAACCGGCATATTCCCCGCCGACGAAACTGTGAGGGAATATCTCAAATCCCGCGGAAGAGAAGGTGATTTCCGGGAACTTCCCGCATCCGATGCCTCCGCTTACGAGAATATGATAAGCGAGGATATGAGCGAAATAGTTCCTATGGTGTCCTGCCCTCATCAGGTGGACAATGTCTCGCCGGCCTCGGAACTGGGGGATGTTAAAGTCGATGTCGTGCTGATAGGCACATGCACAAACGGCCGTTTCTCCGATTACGAGGCGGCTTACGAGATACTGAAAAAAGCGAAGAGCTTGAAAACGACTCTCATAATAGCGCCCGCCTCAAACACGGTGCTCAAGCGGCTCGCGGAAAGCGAGATGTTCCGTAAATTCGTGGATCTTGGCGCCAGCATCATCCCGCCCGGCTGCGGGCCCTGCTGCGGCGTGCACGCGGGCATCCTCGCCGACGGCGCCACGGCTCTTTCAACGGCCAACAGGAATTTCAAGGGCAGGATGGGCAATCCCGAATCTTTTGTTTATCTGGCATCGCCCATGACCGCCGCGGCAACCGCTGTGACGGGCAGAATAAGCGACCCGAGGGAGTTTTTATGA